From a single Brassica napus cultivar Da-Ae chromosome C9, Da-Ae, whole genome shotgun sequence genomic region:
- the LOC106389527 gene encoding 60S ribosomal protein L35-4 has translation MARIKVHELRERSKTDLQSQLQEFKAELALLRVAKVTGGAPNKLSKIKVVRKSIAQVLTVISQKQKLALREAYKSKKFLPLDLRPKKTRAIRRRLTKHQSSLKTEREKKKEMYFPLRKYAIKV, from the exons ATGG CAAGGATTAAGGTTCATGAGCTTAGAGAGAGATCAAAGACGGATCTTCAGAGCCAGCTTCAGGAGTTCAAGGCTGAGCTCGCTCTCCTCCGTGTCGCTAAAGTCACCGGAGGTGCCCCTAACAAGCTTTCCAAAAT CAAGGTCGTGAGGAAATCAATTGCTCAGGTATTGACAGTGATCTCCCAGAAGCAGAAATTAGCACTAAGAGAAGCATACAAGAGCAAGAAATTTTTACCTCTTGATCTTCGTCCCAAGAAGACTCGTGCTATCCGCAGACGTCTTACCAAGCATCAG TCTTCTTTGAAGACAGAgcgtgagaagaagaaagagatgtaTTTCCCTCTGAGGAAGTATGCTATCAAAGTCTAG
- the LOC106389528 gene encoding protein SODIUM POTASSIUM ROOT DEFECTIVE 1-like: MDQPSQPSSSSPTVRLGGRAIDRHNPIIRDGRRFTPPPSPNHNSSSAPPSSSSTYHTPLKTRLGLESSEATRVSKRKSKKSQFDAGKSPISCFTSDTPQGSSRYLLSNPVFFDGFVDSDPIPLPIEPEITMDDDLDKNHEDTLVINASKHLSSSQSFLEKKQPDFFDGFLDYDPVMSPDNPFSEPTKDASSPDNPLSEPTKASPTASQSSLEDKDSSSPDFKFSPPQPPPPPPPPSPPPMENNSSSDQVVVLRVSLHCKGCAGKVKKHLSKLKGVTSFNIDFAAKKVTVTGDVTPLTVLASISKVKNAQVWPETIQN, encoded by the exons ATGGACCAACCCTCacaaccttcttcttcttcgcccaCGGTCCGGCTCGGTGGTCGAGCCATCGACCGTCATAACCCAATCATACGTGACGGCCGGAGGTTCACTCCTCCACCTTCTCCTAACCATAACTCCTCATCTGCTCCTCCTTCTTCGTCTTCTACGTATCATACTCCTCTCAAGACTAGACTTGGTCTAGAGAGCAGCGAGGCAACACGTGTTTCGAAGAGGAAGAGCAAGAAAAGTCAATTTGACGCTGGTAAGTCACCCATTAGTTGTTTTACCAGTGACACTCCTCAAGGCTCTTCAAGGTACTTATTGAGCAACCCGGTTTTCTTTGACGGGTTTGTGGATTCTGACCCGATTCCATTACCTATTGAACCGGAGATAACCATGGATGATGATTTGGATAAGAATCATGAAGATACATTGGTAATAAACGCCTCTAAGCATTTATCTTCTTCTCAGTCTTTCTTGGAGAAGAAGCAACCTGATTTCTTCGATGGGTTCTTGGACTATGACCCGGTTATGTCTCCTGATAACCCTTTCTCTGAACCCACTAAAGATGCTTCGTCTCCGGATAATCCTTTGTCTGAACCCACAAAAGCTTCTCCGACAGCTTCTCAGAGCTCTCTTGAAGACAAAGATTCTTCTTCTCCGGATTTCAAGTTCTCTCCTCCACAacctccaccacctcctcctccaccgtCGCCGCCGCCAATGGAGAATAACTCATCTTCCGACCAA GTGGTAGTCTTGAGAGTGTCACTTCACTGCAAAGGCTGTGCAGGAAAAGTCAAGAAACATCTTTCAAAACTGAAAG GCGTGACGTCGTTTAACATAGACTTTGCCGCAAAGAAGGTTACCGTGACGGGAGACGTAACGCCGTTAACTGTGCTAGCGAGTATTTCCAAAGTTAAAAACGCCCAAGTCTGGCCAGAGACTATTCAGAA TTAA
- the LOC106385945 gene encoding uncharacterized protein LOC106385945, whose amino-acid sequence MGHNSSQASYIHLVHHLIEECIVFNMGKEECMDALFKHANIKPIITSTVWKELEKENKEFFEAYERRREEIPTEKETARIIQDLLSRTTI is encoded by the exons ATGGGTCATAACAGCTCACAAGCATCTTACATACATTTG GTTCATCATTTGATAGAAGAATGTATAGTATTCAACATGGGCAAAGAAGAGTGTATGGATGCTCTGTTCAAGCATGCTAATATCAAGCCTATCATCACTTCCACAG TGTGGAAGGAGCTAgagaaagagaacaaagagtTCTTCGAGGCATacgagagaagaagagaagaaatacCGACCGAGAAAGAGACAGCTCGAATAATCCAAGATTTGCTCTCACGAACGACAATCTAA
- the LOC106385947 gene encoding uncharacterized protein LOC106385947 → MSERPSRHQRRPSQTVFPISLEDLSDISLTANPPSSIPSQPPRHQIPPPSPAAPPANRHSNDGNVSKEGNASSN, encoded by the coding sequence ATGTCGGAGAGACCAAGCCGTCACCAGAGAAGACCTTCTCAGACCGTTTTTCCGATCTCTCTCGAGGATCTCTCAGACATCTCTCTCACAGCAAATCCTCCATCCTCTATCCCTTCTCAGCCACCACGCCATCAGATCCCTCCGCCATCTCCGGCAGCTCCTCCGGCAAACCGTCACAGCAATGACGGCAATGTTAGCAAGGAAGGGAACGCCTCTTCTAATTGA